Proteins encoded within one genomic window of Solenopsis invicta isolate M01_SB chromosome 10, UNIL_Sinv_3.0, whole genome shotgun sequence:
- the LOC105193187 gene encoding 1-phosphatidylinositol 4,5-bisphosphate phosphodiesterase, whose product MTKKFEFNWRIEVPELLRNGSVFDRWFEDKETTEYEPNCLFKVDEYGFFIYWKSDDKDGDVIELAQVSDIRYGGTPKDPKLCNKLNKHGTLEQLDQKSLTICSGVDYTNIIYQHIVCPDAQTAKDWQAGLRLITHNTKASNVCPTIQLMKHWMRLSFQVDPKGKVPVKVISKTFASGKTEKLVYQGLSELGLPSGKNDKIEPEAFTFDKFYSLYFKICPRNDIEELFQSITKGKTDTISLLQLVEFMNTKQRDPRLNEILYPLYTEKRCTEIINDYETDQKAKEEKKLTKDGFIRYLMSDENAPVFLDKLEEWMEMDQPLSHYYINSSHNTYLSGRQIGGKSTVEMYRQVLLAGCRCVELDCWDGKGEDEEPIITHGKAMCTDILFKDVIYAIRDTAFVTSEYPIILSFENHCCMKQQYKLAKYCDEIFGDLLLKEPLKDYPLEPGCPLPPPIALKRKILIKNKRLKPEVEKVELELFRAGQFEDKDEVVEDASAPAAAPPPEPEPPKEGEAPAGGEGTEEVQAIQYTGSTMRVHPYLSAMINYAQPIKFQSFEAAESKNIHHNMSSFSETAALNYLKTHSVEFVNYNKRQMSRIYPKGTRADSSNYMPQIFWNAGCQMVALNFQTPDLPIQLNQGKFEYNGTTGYLLKPDFMRRPDRSFDPFSEDVDGIITAQCAVQVIAGQFLSDKKVGTYVEVDMYGLPADTIKKEFRTRMVPANGLNPVYNEEPFLFRKVVLPDLAVLRFGVYEENGKLLGQRILPLDGLQAGYRHISLKTEANFPMALPMLFCNIELKIYVPDGFEDFMAALSDPGGFSKTAEKQNETMKGLGIEQTDAKADAKKKKEEEAKKEALKLEPITLEFLKKEKGFKFGKKYQKELDTMRKKHAKERQTMQKNHCSAIEKLTRGKDKNALAQDTNVKKIISEQTVQWSTMMEKQRKEEWELLKNQTQNSRDELKRLIEVVQATQVKQMQAKHDKDIKDLNTNQAKASVETAKEVMNDKTLKTKGDKDRRLREKKQQNTKKFVEERKNVEIKQGREKEKLKVTHSKQVEDLDKDINKSIQMYENEVIEYDLSSKSEFYI is encoded by the exons ATGACAAAGAAGTTCGAATTTAATTGGCGCATCGAAGTGCCGGAGCTCTTGAGAAATGGCTCGGTGTTCGATCGATGGTTCGAAGACAAGGAAACGACTGAATACGAACCGAACTGTCTGTTTAAAGTCGATGAATATggttttttcatatattggaAAAGCGACGATAAG GATGGCGATGTTATAGAATTAGCTCAAGTGAGCGACATTCGTTATGGAGGCACGCCAAAG GATCCAAAGttatgtaacaaattaaataaacacgGAACGTTGGAGCAATTGGATCAAAAAAGTTTAACTATTTGCTCCGGGGTggattatacgaatattatttatcaGCACATTGTATGCCCGGATGCACAAACGGCTAag GATTGGCAGGCTGGTTTGCGTTTAATTACGCACAACACAAAAGCAAGTAACGTTTGTCCAACAATACAGCTTATGAAGCA TTGGATGAGACTAAGTTTTCAAGTCGATCCGAAGGGAAAAGTTCCTGTGAAAGTGATATCAAAGACTTTTGCATCTGGAAAGACCGAGAAACTTGTTTATCAAGGATTATCGGAACTGGGTCTGCCCAGTGGAAAA AATGACAAAATAGAACCAGAGGCTTTCACGTTCGATAAGTTTTACAGTTTGTACTTCAAGATATGTCCTAGGAACGATATCGAGGAACTTTTTCAATCGAT CACGAAAGGGAAAACCGATACCATAAGTTTACTGCAATTAGTGGAATTTATGAACACGAAGCAGCGAGATCCGCGACTCAATGAGATCTTATATCCGTTGTACACTGAAAAGAGATGTACAGAAATTATCAATGACTACGAAACGGATCAGAAAGCAAAAGAGGAAA AAAAGTTGACGAAGGACGGTTTTATACGATACTTAATGTCGGATGAGAATGCGCCAGTGTTTTTAGATAAATTGGAGGAGTGGATGGAAATGGATCAGCCGCTCTCGCATTATTATATCAATTCGAGTCACAACACTTACCTCAGCGGTCGTCAAATTGGTGGCAAGAGCACCGTTGAAATGTACAGACAGGTTCTGCTTGCTGGTTGCAG GTGCGTCGAACTGGACTGTTGGGATGGGAAAGGCGAGGATGAGGAGCCTATTATAACACATGGCAAAGCTATGTGCACCGATATCCTTTTCAAGGATGTGATCTACGCTATAAGAGACACTGCGTTTGTTACTTCCGAGTATCCCATAATTCTGAGTTTCGAGAATCACTGCTGCATGAAACAGCAATATAAACTGGCGAAATACTGCGACGAAATATTTGGCGACCTGTTGCTGAAAGAGCCCCTGAAAGATTATCCC CTCGAGCCTGGATGCCCACTTCCTCCGCCCATAGCGCTGAAACGCAAGATATTGATCAAAAACAAGCGATTGAAGCCGGAAGTGGAAAAGGTCGAACTGGAGCTCTTCCGCGCCGGACAATTCGAAGACAAGGATGAAGTGGTAGAGGATGCCAGTGCACCTGCAGCTGCTCCACCTCCAGAGCCAGAGCCGCCGAAA GAAGGCGAAGCGCCTGCCGGAGGCGAAGGAACCGAAGAGGTACAAGCGATCCAATATACGGGCAGTACAATGCGGGTTCATCCTTATCTTTCAGCAATGATAAACTACGCGCAACCAATAAAGTTTCAGAGTTTCGAAGCTGCAGAGA GCAAGAATATACATCATAATATGTCTTCGTTCTCCGAGACTGCCGCTCTTAACTATCTGAAAACTCACTCCGTGGAGTTCGTTAATTACAACAAGCGGCAAATGAGTCGAATATATCCAAAGGGCACGAGGGCTGATTCGTCGAATTACATGCCCCAG ATCTTCTGGAACGCCGGCTGTCAGATGGTGGCTTTGAATTTCCAAACTCCTGATCTGCCGATACAGCTCAATCAGGGGAAATTCGAGTACAATGGTACGACGGGTTATTTGTTGAAACCCGACTTCATGCGGAGGCCCGATCGAAGCTTCGATCCCTTTTCCGAGGATGTAGACGGCATCATCACTGCGCAGTGCGCGGTTCAGGTCATAGCCGGGCAATTCTTGTCAGACAAGAAGGTGGGCACGTACGTGGAGGTGGACATGTACGGTCTACCAGCAGACACGATTAAGAAGGAATTCAGAACACGGATGGTGCCGGCGAACGGTCTGAATCCGGTCTACAACGAGGAGCCGTTCTTATTCCGGAAGGTCGTGCTTCCCGATTTGGCGGTGCTTAGATTTG GCGTGTACGAAGAGAATGGCAAATTGCTCGGTCAGCGAATCTTACCTTTAGACGGCCTTCAGGCCGGTTATAGACATATCTCCTTGAAGACCGAAGCCAACTTTCCGATGGCGTTGCCCATGCTCTTCTGTAACATAGAGCTGAAGATTTACGTTCCCGATGGATTTGAAG ACTTTATGGCCGCCTTGTCGGATCCGGGCGGTTTTAGCAAGACTGCCGAGAAACAAAATGAGACGATGAAGGGTCTTGGAATAGAACAGACAGATGCTAAGGCTGATGctaagaagaagaaagaagaagaagcaaaGAAgg AGGCACTAAAGCTGGAACCGATTACATTAGAATTcttgaagaaagagaaaggttTCAAATTCGGCAAAAAGTACCAGAAAGAATTGGATACCATGAGGAAGAAACATGCTAAAGAAAGACAAACTATGCAGAAGAATCATTGTAGTGCCATCGAGAAGTTAACTAGAGGAAAAGA CAAAAATGCTCTAGCGCAGGACAcgaatgtgaaaaaaattataagcgAACAAACGGTTCAATGGTCCACCATGATGGAGAAGCAGAGAAAAGAAGAATGGGAATTATTGAAGAACCAAACGCAGAACTCTCGTGATGAATTAAAGAGATTGATCGAGGTCGTGCAAGCCACACAAGTTAAACAGATGCAAGCGAAGCACGACAA aGACATAAAGGATTTGAATACGAATCAAGCAAAAGCGTCCGTGGAAACAGCGAAAGAGGTGATGAATGATAAGACTTTGAAAACGAAGGGTGATAAGGATAGACGGCTTCGCGAAAAGAAGCAACAGAATACGAAGAAATTCGTGGAGGAGAGGAAGAATGTAGAAATCAAGCAAGGCCGTGAGAAGGAGAAACTGAAAGTTACACACAGTAAACAAGTGGAAGATTTAGACAAGGACATCAATAAA AGTATCCAAATGTACGAGAACGAAGTGATTGAATACGACTTATCATCTAAATCggaattttacatataa
- the LOC105193188 gene encoding aquaporin-11 yields MPGSIDLIVSTAYIGVTIWVAYWLRLYALFYLDSYPLTRTLALEFLATAELCGACFELIIIADNWGVWMYALYLFLLTIWWSINWDEASACPYTHMEDVVIRKKPLTIAFLSICAELAGGYIIFKYIQILWALQFASTHKNRAYGDCTTDLQVSALTGALVECGATCMCRVVSRILGDLNPRFSTVIDAFVGTSLVVAAFNYTGGYLNPALATSLKYGCLGTSSLEHVMVYWIGACIGSIASLRVYRMPLVQNFIQSQESTDIMYS; encoded by the exons ATGCCTGGATCAATAGATTTGATAGTGTCTACAGCGTACATCGGAGTCACGATTTGGGTAGCGTATTGGCTAAGGCTGTATGCGCTATTTTATCTTGACTCTTATCCCCTCACAAGGACTTTGGCCCTTGAATTCTTAGCTACGGCAGAATTATGTGGGGCATGTTTCGAACTTATTATAA TTGCGGACAATTGGGGAGTGTGGATGTACGcgctttatttatttctattaacgATTTGGTGGTCGATAAACTGGGATGAAGCTTCGGCATGCCCTTATACACACATGGAGGATGTAGTAATACGTAAAAAACCCTTGACTATCGCATTTCTATCGATATGCGCAGAATTGGCTGGCGgttacattatatttaagtaCATCCAAATATTGTGGGCGCTTCAATTCGCTTCGACGCACAAAAACAGGGCTTACGGCGATTGCACTACAGATTTACAG GTGTCCGCTCTAACTGGAGCACTTGTGGAATGCGGTGCAACATGCATGTGCAGAGTAGTATCTCGCATATTGGGTGACTTGAATCCGAGGTTTAGCACAGTCATCGATGCTTTCGTGGGAACATCTTTGGTGGTTGCAG CTTTCAATTACACTGGCGGTTATCTAAATCCTGCATTGGCGACTTCTTTAAAATACGGTTGTCTGGGAACTTCGTCTTTGGAGCACGTGATGGTTTATTGGATTGGAGCGTGCATTGGATCTATCGCGTCCTTGCGCGTGTACCGTATGCCacttgtacaaaattttattcaatcacAGGAAAGTACAGATATCATGTATTCTTAG